From Lolium perenne isolate Kyuss_39 chromosome 5, Kyuss_2.0, whole genome shotgun sequence, a single genomic window includes:
- the LOC127304607 gene encoding pectinesterase inhibitor 28-like: MAPGSPAVLPPVLALLLVVPLVVSTVGTSPTSTVPTIRSQRGKPNTVTSPPLVRALVQSTCNATTYYDLCVAAIVADPSSSTADLRGLCAIAVSAATANASATQAALAKNATTSAGSSRSERLPGGGVGRAQAQASLLLRSCAGKYGEAREALLEARESVGEEAYDYAFVQVSAAAEYPAVCRTLFRRKRVAYPAELAKREKALEHLCTVAIDIITLLS; this comes from the coding sequence ATGGCGCCGGGCTCACCGGCTGTACTACCTCCAGTGCTAGCGCTGCTCCTCGTCGTCCCGCTGGTCGTCTCTACTGTAGGCACATCACCAACATCGACAGTGCCGACAATTCGATCTCAGCGTGGCAAGCCGAACACCGTCACCTCGCCGCCGCTGGTGCGCGCCCTGGTGCAGTCCACCTGCAACGCCACCACCTACTACGACCTCTGCGTGGCCGCCATCGTCGCCGACCCCTCCAGCTCCACCGCCGACCTCCGCGGCCTCTGCGCCATCGCCGTCTCCGCGGCCACCGCCAACGCCTCCGCCACCCAGGCAGCTCTGGCCAAGAACGCCACCACGTCTGCAGGCTCTTCACGCTCAGAGCGGCTGCCGGGTGGCGGTGTTGGGCGCGCGCAAGCGCAGGCGTCGCTCCTGTTGCGATCCTGCGCGGGCAAGTACGGCGAGGCACGGGAGGCGCTGCTGGAGGCCCGGGAGTCGGTTGGGGAGGAGGCGTACGACTACGCGTTCGTGCAGGTGAGCGCGGCGGCGGAGTACCCGGCTGTGTGCCGGACGCTGTTCCGGAGGAAGCGGGTGGCGTACCCGGCGGAGCTGGCCAAGAGGGAGAAGGCGCTGGAGCACCTCTGCACCGTCGCCATCGACATCATCACGCTCCTATCCTAG